The following is a genomic window from Magnetospirillum sp. 15-1.
AACGCCCGTCCGGCGGAATCCGGGTCCAGGCACAGGGGATAGGTGTTGACCTCGCCGGGGACGGGGAACGAGAACGCGCCGGCATTGTCGGAAACCGCCGTCACCGTGCCCACGTCCGCCTGGGAATAGGCGGTCAGGCGCAGATTATCCAGCCAGCGCGGCGTGACCTCGGTGTCGCTGTTCAGCAGAACCACGTCGCCGGTGGTTTCGCCAAGCGCGCGGTTGACCGTGCCGGTAAAGCCCAAATTTTCCGAGTTGCGCAGGATGCGCACGTTGGGCCGGTGGGCATGGGCGGCCAGCAATGGCGCAATACGCGGGTCGGGGCTGGCATCGTCGATGATCAGCAATTGGGCGCGAACTGTGGTGTTGCGGATCAGGGAATCCAGGCATGCGGCCACGTCGTCGGGCGCATTATAGACGGGCACCACCACGGTCACCGGCGGGGCGGTTTCCAGGGCGGCAAGCGCGGTGCAATCGGTGCTGCCCACATTGGCCGCCGCCGCCGTTACCCCTGCCGGTGCCGCAAATGCGGTCATGGCTTCGGGCTGGGGCAGCGGGTGCTGGCACCATTGGCGGATGTCGCGCAGCAGGGTTTCCAGGAAATCCGTCGCCAAGGGCTGTTTGGGCTGACGGCTCAGGACGCGCTTCAATTCGCCCAGCCGGTTGCCCATGCGCCAGCGTGACGAGCCCACCAGGGCGCGGAAGCCGTGTTCGAACTGATCGACCGCCATTTCGAAATGGGTGCGGTCCTGGCGCGCCACCGCCAAGGCCTGGGCATAGGCGGCAACCCGCTGAGCGGCCGCCGTGCGGGCGTCATCCAGTTCGCACACCCGTTGCAGCAACTGGTTGCGCGATTCGGCCAGTTGGGCCAGTTGGCGTTGCTGAACTTCGGCGAGATTTTCCGCTTGGGCCACCGCGTCGGCCAGCTGGGTCAGGCGCTGCGCGTCGTGATCGTGCGCCCGCAGACGGCTTTCGCTCTCGGCCAGCACGCGGGACTTTTCGACCAGCGAGGCGGACAGCGCCTTGACGGTCTCGCGGCTGCGGGTGAAACCGTCCTCGGCTTCCCGTAATTTTTCCGTCAGTTCGGGCAAACGACCAGCCAGCGCTGCGTTTTCCGTGCGAAGCCGGTCCAGATTTGCCTTCAAATCGGCCAGTTCGGTTTCGTTGGCGGACAGGGTGGCGACGGCGTTTTCCAGTTCGCCAATGCGTTTGGTGTTTTCATCGCGCTGGGTACGCAGATTTGCGATGAAGGCATGCAGTTCGGCGATGTGAGCGTGCTTTCGCTTTTCCTCGATCTCCAGCACACGGACGCGCTCACTCAACTGCTTGCGGGAATTCTGCGAGGTGTGGCGTTCAAGCAGGGACTGGCCAAGGCGCGAGAACAATTTCCGCACGTGCGCCAGGGTTTCCGTGTCGCCGCTGCAATCCAGCAGCCGGCGTATCTCGGGCGCAATTTCACCGCCCACCGCCAGCACGCCAAGGCCGTGGCCGTGCAGGAACTCCAGCGACGGATAGCGTTCGCGCAATTCCTCCCAGATACGCCACGCGCCGAAATCGCGTTCGCGCACGTTGATGTCATGCATGATGACCACGCCGCGCGGGCTGATCTTGGGCAGCCAGGACGAGAAATCGTGGGCCACCGCCTCGGCGGTGTGGAACCCGTCGATGTGCAGCAAATCGACGCTGCCGTCCCGGAAATGGCCCAAGGCGTCGTCGAAGGTGCTGCGGATCAGGGTGGAAAAGGCGCCGAAATGGGCGTCGTTATGGTCGGCGACCGACTGGAAGATTTCTTCACCATACGTGCCGGCATGGCTGTCGCCGGTCCAGGTATCCACCGCGAAGCAGGCGGTGCTGAGTTGGTTGTCGCGCACCGCCTGGCACAGGGAGAAATAGGAATTGCCCGTATGGGTGCCCAATTCCACGATCAGCCGGGGACTCAGCGCGCGCACCAGCCAGAATGCGAAGGGGATGTGACTGACCCACGAGGTCGGCTCGACGATCCGGCCGGGTTCCTCCAGCATGGCGGGGACGAACAGGTTGGCGGCCTTCATCATGGGTGCGCTGCCTCGGTCGCGGTGTCGGAGATAATGTCGATGCCCAGCATGGGAAGCCCGATCAGGCCGCGCGCCACATGGGTGTGCGAGACGCGGAAGAACAGGGCTTCGTCGATCCAGTGATGCTGAACGTGAACTTGCTGGGTGCCATCGGCGATGGCGGCCAGCACCGCGTAATCGCCGGCCGCCAGATAGGGCATCTGAAAGCGGAAACGGGCCTTGAATATTTGTCCGGCCCGTTGGCGCGCCGGAGTGTCGCGGTAAACCATATAGGTGTTGTCGCCGAACAGGGGCTGGCCCAGGCGGTCCTTGATATAGAAGCCGACGATGGGGCTTTCCAGGTCGCGTTCCGCCCGGCAGGTGACCTCAAGCGCCAGGGTTTCGCCGCCATGCAGAAGGCTGGGGCGGTTGCCATCGGTGTCGAGCAGGCCGACATGTTCGATGGTGGCGCCGCGCTGTCCGAACCACGGGGCGTCGGGGTCGAAATCGAACACTTCGATGCGGGTCGGCACCTGTGATCCGCGCAGGCTTTCGGCGCGAAAATCCTGCTGGGCCTCCGCCGGAGGCAACTGCTTGCGGTGGCCGCCGATATGGAAGCGGGCGCTGTCATCCAGTTCGTTGGTCAGCGATGCCTGATATTGATGGCATACGTCCTTGGCATCGCCCCAGGCGCGCACGCTGCCGCAATCGATCCACAGTGCCTTGTTGCATAAGTTCAGCACCGCGTTCACGTCGTGGGACACGAACAGCAAGGTGTGCTGTTGGCGGAATTTGTGGATGAAACGCATGCATTTCTGTACGAAGGCGGCGTCCCCCACCGACAATACTTCATCGATGATCAGGATATCGGCGTCCACGTGGGCCGAGATGGCGAAGGCCAACCGGGCGTGCATGCCGCTGGAATAGGTGCGCACCGGCTGGTCGATAAAGTCGCCGATGCCGGCGAATTCGATGATGGCCGGGGTGCGTTCCTTTACTTGGGCATTGGTCAGTCCCAGCACCGAGGCGGCCAAGCCGATGTTCTCGCGTCCGGTGAATTCGGGGTTGAAGCCGGCGCCCAGACGCAGCATGGCGGCGATGTGGCCGTTGATCTCCACCTCGCCCGTGGTGGGGGTCAGCAGGCCGGCGATGATTTGAAGCAGGGTGGATTTCCCCGACCCGTTGCGCCCGATGATCCCCACCGCATCGCCCCGTCGGACCTCGATATCCACACCCTCCAGTGCCCAGTATTCCTTGAAATAGCGACGTCGCCCCCTGACCAGCATTTGCTTCAGACGTGCAAAGGGATTGGGGAAGATGGCATAGCACTTTCCCAAATTCTTGCCGGAAATAACGATCTCGGAGGTCATGAAGGTTGGGCTCTGCAATCGGGTGACGCTTGGTTTAGTAGGGGCACCGGGGTATTGGCAACGGTGGCCGGGTGGCGGACTTCTTCAAGCCACAGGCCCAGGCAGGTCAGACCGAACAACCGCAGGCCGTTGTCGCGGCGCCCGGAATGGTGGTCGGCCCACAGCCGGTCCACTGCCTCGGGGCGGACCCACTGACCCAAGACGGCGCCATGGGTAATATCCGCCGACAATTCCTTCAGCCCACCCAGCAGCCAATGGGACACCGGCGCGTTGAAGCCTTCCTTGCGTTGATCCAGCGTCGCATCGGGCAGGCGGCCACGCTGGCTTTCCTTGAGCAAATGCTTTTTGCGGAACCCCTTCATCTTCCATTCCACCGGCAGCGACGCGGCGAATTCTACCAATCGGTGGTCAAGGAAGGGGGCACGGGATTCTAGCGCATGGGCCATGGTGGCGCGGTCCACTTTGACCAGGATGTCCTCGGGCAGCCAGGTCTTGATGTCCACATACATGGCGCGGTCCAGGTAATGGCAACCGGCCAGTTCGTCCGCATGGGCGGCGAATCCGTCATAGGGATTGTCGGCCAGCACGGCTTGGCTGCGGTCGGCGGCGATCAGGGCGGCCTTCTCGTCATCGTCGAAAATGCCGCGCCAGAAATAATGCGCCTGATCGGGCGGCAAGGCGTGGCCCTTGAGGAAACGGCGAAGCTTGTAGTCCAGGCTGACCTTGCCCAGGCTGGGCCGCCACAGCCGGTCCATCATGCGCAGTGCGGTGCGGCTGAACATGGCGGGAACCCAGCCGCTCAAATGGCGGATGCGGTCGGCGGCATAGGTTTCATAGCCCGCCAGGATTTCGTCGCCGCCGTCGCCGGACAGGGCCACGGTCACCTTTTCGCGGGCGAAGGCGGCCAGATAGTAGATCGGGATCAGCGAGGAATCGGCCATGGGCTCGTCGCCGAAATGGACGATGCGCTGCAGGTCGCGGGCCATGTCCACATCCACGATGCGGTCGTGGTGGGATACGCCCAGCGTGGCGGCCATGGCGCGGGCCTTGGGAACCTCGCTGAAACTGGCTTCGGAAAAGCCGATGCTGAAGGTGTGGACCAGATCGGCCCGGTTGTGGCGCGCCATGGCGGCGACGATACTGGACGAATCGATGCCGCCCGACAGGAAAGCCCCCAATGGCACATCCGAGACCATGCGCAACCGCACGGAATCGTCCAGCAGGGCCAGCAATTCCTCGGTGGCGCGCCGCTCGCTGGTATGACGGCCCTTGTCGCGGAAATGGGCGGCCAGATCCCAATAGCGGAAGATGCGCGGGGCGGTTCCTGCTTCCACCACCATGTAATGGGCGGGCGGCAGCTTGGAAACGCCGGCCAGCAGGCAGGAATCGGTGAGCGTGTAATTCAACGACAGGAACTGGCCCAGGGCACGCGGGTCCACCTGGGCGCCCACAGCCGGGTGTGCCCGTAGCGCCTTGATCTCGGAGGCGAAGACCAGACCGCCCTGGCCATCGCTGGTGTAGAATAGCGGCTTTTCCCCCAGCCGGTCGCGGGCCAGCACCAGCCGCCGGTGCTGCGCATCCCACAGGGCGAAGGCGAACATGCCGTTCAGGTGTTCCAGGAAGTCCAAATCCCATTGCCGATAGGCGGCCAGTAGCACCTCGGTGTCGCTCTGGGTGCGGAAGGTGTGTCCCAGCACCGCCAGACGGTCGCGCAATTCACGGAAATTATAGATTTCGCCATTGAACGCGATGGTCAGCCGCCCGTCGCTGTCGGTCATGGGTTGATTGGCGGCGTCTGAGAGGTCGATGACCGACAGCCGGCGATGGCCCAGAACCACGGGTCCCAGGGACGCGACTGCGCCCGCATTGGGACCGCGATGGATGATGCGGTCGTTCATGGCCGCAACAATCTCAGGGGCGGGCGGGTGGCCCCACGATAACCAGCCGGTGATGCCGCACATGGCTCAGATCCTCACATGACGTCGGCGAAGCCGCGGCGAGTGTTCTGGAACCACAGTAATCCCCCCCACGCCACCAGCCATGCGACGACTGTATAGATGGCCAGTCCCACGAAGTCGGGCCGCTGACCGAACAGGAAAGCGGCGCGCGCCTGCTCGATGGGGAAGGTCGCGGGGTTCAGGTAGATCAGGCCCTGCAAGCGGGGCGGCAGCGCGGTAATGGGATAGAATACCGGCGACACGAACAGCAGCATGGTGGTGAAAAAGGTCACCACCTGACCGATGTCGCGCAAGAACACGCCCATGGATGCCAGCAGCCAGCCCCCGCCGACCACCATCAACAGCATGGGGGCCAGCAGCACCGGCAGCCACAATGCGGTCAACGGTAGTGCGCCCCGCGTCAGCAGATGGGCGGCAGTCAGCGCCACCAGGGCGAAGCCGGCGTTGGCGATCGCCACGCAAATCTGCACCCAGGGCAATATCTCGATGGGAAAGACCACATTTTTTACGTAGGTCTGGTTGTTCAGCAGCAGGGTTGGCGCCCGCGTCAGGCACTCGGTGACCATGGAGACCACGATGATGCCCACATACAGCACCATGGCGAAGGCCGGGCGGTCGGGAATGTCCACCTCCCACCGCGCGTGAAATACTACGGTGAAGACGAAGGTGTAGATGGCCAGCATGATGATCGGGGTCAGCAAAGACCATAGCATTCCCAAAAGCGAGCTTCGATGCTGCTCTTCAATCTGGCGTCGGGCCAGCCGGACGATCAGACGGAAATGGCGGATAAGCACCAGGGCAACTTCTTGCGGTGGTGAGTGGTGCCACTTTCTATCCTTGGCTGAGTGCCGAACCATTTTATCAGAAATCCGCTTGTTGCAGGTGAGCGGATGTTATCCGCCCCACGGCTTCGCTTCAACTGCAATGAAACCCGGCGGATACGTCCGAAAAATTGTTCTGCCACGGGTTAAGGGGGGGGCAGGAACTTGGAGGCATGTTATCCGTGCCGATCTTTATTCTAGGCTGTAGTGACAATTTAATTATCTGAGCCAGAACATGATGCTGGCGAGCTTGATGAAGCCCAAGAAGTTGGCGGCGATCTTGTCGTAGCGAGTTGCGATGCGCCGCCACTGCTTGAGCTTTGCGAAGAAGCCTTCAATGCCCCAGCGGTGTTTGTAGGCGATCCGATCATAGGCGTGCTGGTAGTTGCGATGGCGGCGGGGTGGAATAACCGGCTCGCCACCTTGGTCGAGGATGAGGTCATGGAGGCTGTCCGCGTCATAGGCGCGGTCGGCGAGGACTTGGCCCGCCTTCAATCCTCGGATCAGGTCGCAGGCAGGGGCCATGTCGTTTTGCTGGCCGGGGCCAAGCTCGAAGCGCACAGGCAGTCCGAGCGCATCGACTACGGCGTGGAGCTTTGTTCCGAATCCGCCTCGGGAGCGCCCGAGAGCCTGGGCCCCCTTTTTTGCCGCGCCCCGGCTGCTTGCGCGTTGGCTCGGATGACCGTCGCATCGATCATCAGCCATTCAAGGTCCGGATTGACCGAAACAGCCTCAAATATCCGGTCGAACACCCCTTGCTCGATCCAACGGTAATAGCGCCGCTTTACCGTGTCATACGGCCCGAACCGCTCGGGAAGATCTCGCCATCGCCCAACCGTGCCACCAATGGGGCTTGTTGTTCTGAGGGCGTAAGACGAAGCAGCCGTCAGCCGAGTTGAACTCTAACTCCATCCAGCTTTCGCGCGCCTCCTCGATACCGCCCTGGACTATGGTCCATTCCCGGTCAAAATCGGCCGCTTCGATCGGAAGCGGAAGGAGGAACACGCCGGACTTGTCGGCGGCGGTGTAGAGATTGGAAGACGCAACCTGTCCTCCCTGTGTCCTGGCCGTGCGTCGTCAGCATCGTTCAGGGAAGCCGGTTGTGTGAACCTGAACATGCCGTTGTCGAGGAAGCGAGCATCCTTGACGTACTTGGACAGCAGTTCCATGTCTGACCTCGTTGCTTCCTTTAAATCGAGTTTAACAGGATAGCCGTAACGTACCATGACCGTTGCGCAGGAGAGGGGTTCCTGGGAAGCACCGGGGAGCAAAATGGGGGATAGCGGGGGACTGAAAAAGCAGAAGGCCCGGTCTTTCGACCGGGCCTTCGCTAAGGCGTTGAGGCGCCTAGTAAATTTGGTGGGCGCAGTAGGACTCGAACCTACGGCCAGCTGATTAAGAGTCAGCTGCTCTACCAACTGAGCTATACGCCCTCAGTGTCTCCGGTTTCGGCCGCAGCCCCCGCCGGAGGGCCGCTTTATAGGTCGAACGACGGACCTGCGCAAGCGGAAAATTCACTTCCTCGCGCACTCTTTGCAACGGCGCGTTCCAGGCGTAAAACCATTCCCGCAATATCACATCCCGAAAGGGGAGAGGGAACGCCGTCATGACCGAGAGCACCAAGTACCTGCTGTCCGAGGACCGCCTGCCCAAGGCCTGGTACAACCTCAATGCCGACTTGGCCGTGCCGGCCCCGCCGCCCTTGCATCCCGGCACCGGCCAGCCCATCGGTCCCGACGATCTGGCGCCCATCTTCCCCATGGCGGTGATCGCTCAGGAAGTAACGCAGGAACGCTGGGTGGAGATTCCCGAGCCGGTGCGCGAAGTCTATCGCCTGTGGCGCCCGGCGCCCTTGATCCGGGCGCGGCGCCTGGAGAAGGCGCTGGGGACGCCGGCCAGGATCTATTTCAAGTACGAGGGCGTCAGCCCGGCCGGCAGCCACAAGCCCAACACCTCGGTGCCCCAGGCCTTCTACAACAAGCAGGAGGGCGTCAAGCGCCTTGCCACCGAGACCGGCGCCGGCCAGTGGGGCTCGTCGCTGGCCTTCGCCGGCTCGCTGTTCGGCCTGGAGGTCGAGGTGTTCATGGTCAAGGTCTCCTACGAGCAGAAGCCCTATCGCCGGGCGCTGATGGAGACCTATGGCGCCAAGTGCATCGCCAGCCCGTCCAACCTGACCCATGCCGGGCGGTCCATCCTGGAGAAGGACCCCAATTCCAACGGCTCGCTGGGCATCGCCATCTCCGAGGCGGTGGAAGTGGCGGCCAGCCGCGACGACACCAAGTACGCGCTGGGCAGCGTCTTGAACCACGTCTGCCTGCACCAGACCATCATCGGCGAGGAAGCCATGATGCAGATGGAGATGGCCGACGATCATCCTGATGTGGTCATCGCCTGCACCGGCGGCGGCTCCAATTTCGCCGGGCTGGCCTTCCCCTATATCCGCGAGAACCTCAAGGGCGGCAAGACCC
Proteins encoded in this region:
- the asnB gene encoding asparagine synthase (glutamine-hydrolyzing), producing the protein MCGITGWLSWGHPPAPEIVAAMNDRIIHRGPNAGAVASLGPVVLGHRRLSVIDLSDAANQPMTDSDGRLTIAFNGEIYNFRELRDRLAVLGHTFRTQSDTEVLLAAYRQWDLDFLEHLNGMFAFALWDAQHRRLVLARDRLGEKPLFYTSDGQGGLVFASEIKALRAHPAVGAQVDPRALGQFLSLNYTLTDSCLLAGVSKLPPAHYMVVEAGTAPRIFRYWDLAAHFRDKGRHTSERRATEELLALLDDSVRLRMVSDVPLGAFLSGGIDSSSIVAAMARHNRADLVHTFSIGFSEASFSEVPKARAMAATLGVSHHDRIVDVDMARDLQRIVHFGDEPMADSSLIPIYYLAAFAREKVTVALSGDGGDEILAGYETYAADRIRHLSGWVPAMFSRTALRMMDRLWRPSLGKVSLDYKLRRFLKGHALPPDQAHYFWRGIFDDDEKAALIAADRSQAVLADNPYDGFAAHADELAGCHYLDRAMYVDIKTWLPEDILVKVDRATMAHALESRAPFLDHRLVEFAASLPVEWKMKGFRKKHLLKESQRGRLPDATLDQRKEGFNAPVSHWLLGGLKELSADITHGAVLGQWVRPEAVDRLWADHHSGRRDNGLRLFGLTCLGLWLEEVRHPATVANTPVPLLNQASPDCRAQPS
- a CDS encoding TrpB-like pyridoxal phosphate-dependent enzyme, yielding MTESTKYLLSEDRLPKAWYNLNADLAVPAPPPLHPGTGQPIGPDDLAPIFPMAVIAQEVTQERWVEIPEPVREVYRLWRPAPLIRARRLEKALGTPARIYFKYEGVSPAGSHKPNTSVPQAFYNKQEGVKRLATETGAGQWGSSLAFAGSLFGLEVEVFMVKVSYEQKPYRRALMETYGAKCIASPSNLTHAGRSILEKDPNSNGSLGIAISEAVEVAASRDDTKYALGSVLNHVCLHQTIIGEEAMMQMEMADDHPDVVIACTGGGSNFAGLAFPYIRENLKGGKTRVIGVEPASCPTLTKGLYAYDFGDTGKLTPLVKMHTLGATFMPPGSHAGGLRYHGMAPMVSHVKELGLMEARAYHQTECFAAAVQFARAEGIVPAPESSHAVKGAIDEALRCKAEGKAETILFNLSGHGHFDMQAYTDFFAGKLKDNTYAQADLEAALAELPNVG
- a CDS encoding ABC transporter permease — protein: MLIRHFRLIVRLARRQIEEQHRSSLLGMLWSLLTPIIMLAIYTFVFTVVFHARWEVDIPDRPAFAMVLYVGIIVVSMVTECLTRAPTLLLNNQTYVKNVVFPIEILPWVQICVAIANAGFALVALTAAHLLTRGALPLTALWLPVLLAPMLLMVVGGGWLLASMGVFLRDIGQVVTFFTTMLLFVSPVFYPITALPPRLQGLIYLNPATFPIEQARAAFLFGQRPDFVGLAIYTVVAWLVAWGGLLWFQNTRRGFADVM
- a CDS encoding ABC transporter ATP-binding protein, with the translated sequence MTSEIVISGKNLGKCYAIFPNPFARLKQMLVRGRRRYFKEYWALEGVDIEVRRGDAVGIIGRNGSGKSTLLQIIAGLLTPTTGEVEINGHIAAMLRLGAGFNPEFTGRENIGLAASVLGLTNAQVKERTPAIIEFAGIGDFIDQPVRTYSSGMHARLAFAISAHVDADILIIDEVLSVGDAAFVQKCMRFIHKFRQQHTLLFVSHDVNAVLNLCNKALWIDCGSVRAWGDAKDVCHQYQASLTNELDDSARFHIGGHRKQLPPAEAQQDFRAESLRGSQVPTRIEVFDFDPDAPWFGQRGATIEHVGLLDTDGNRPSLLHGGETLALEVTCRAERDLESPIVGFYIKDRLGQPLFGDNTYMVYRDTPARQRAGQIFKARFRFQMPYLAAGDYAVLAAIADGTQQVHVQHHWIDEALFFRVSHTHVARGLIGLPMLGIDIISDTATEAAHP